The Panicum virgatum strain AP13 chromosome 6K, P.virgatum_v5, whole genome shotgun sequence nucleotide sequence CAACCTCGGCTCCTCGCATCCAACCCGGCCGTCGACGCGACGGCGACGGACGGCCTCGGAAACCCCAAAAATTCTCACGAGAACCAACCAGCCAGCGGGAGCCGCGCGGGGCGGGCGCGTATTTACAAGCAgttgctcgccggcgccggcgccggcggccgcgactGGGAGGCCAGCGGGAAGCTGCGGGTCGCCGCGAACAGCGCCGCGAACGACGAGGGCCGGGGCTCGCCGCGCGCGGCTGTTGCCGTTGCcgttacggcggcggcgctgctgctgctgctggtggcggcggccgttgGAGCCGGTGGCGCGGACGATGCGGGcgccgaggtggaggcggcggtggaggtggggtTGGAGGCGACGCGCTCGCAGGAGGGGCACATGGAGAGGGTGGTGGCCGGGAGGTGCATGTAGAAGGGCGGCGCCGTCTTGAGCGCGCGCAGCTCGGCGAGCTCCTTGTGCAGCCGCCGGTTCTCCTCCGTCAGCGCCTCGCAGCAGCGCTTCAGGTACTCGCAGTCCACCTCCGTCTGCTTCAGCTTCGTCCTGCCCGTTGCCGGAGAAGACAAAGGTTAGCCGAGCGAGCCTGATGAGCcgcagagattttttttttctgtgcaTGCACCGCACCTGGCGCGGCGGTTCTGGAACCAGACCTCCACCTGGCGCGGCCGGAGGTTGAGCTGCTTCGCCAGCGCCGCCTTCTGCTTCTGCAcgcggcccgccgccggcggcaggcTCCGTCAGCGTCGAGACCAATAGCTAGTTTGCCGCGATCAGAAATGCTGAAGCTTTGGAATGGAAGGGTGCTTACGGGGTTGAGGGTGCTGTGCTCCTTGAAGCTCTCCTCCAGGAACGCGGACTGCTCCTTGGAGAGGCGCAGCTTCTtgcgcgcggcggaggcaccCTCGTCCTCGTCGCTGGCGCGGGACGACGAGCGCTCCCCGCaggcccgcgccgcggcggcctcggcgtgggcggcggcgcggcggcccagGTCGAGCGGGAAGGAGCCCGCGCTGTCGTTGGGCGACGACGAGGACAGGGCCCCCGCGCCCgggtcctcctcgtcgtcgtcctcctcctccagcgccgcgAACGCGCTTGCCGCCGCTGACGGCGCCCGGTTCACGTCGaacccgcgcgccggcgcctcGGAGGAGCGGCCCCCTGCACGCAACGAACACAACGGAGAACGCCGCCGTCAGGGCACAGCACCATCGGGCATGCGAATAGGAGAAGTCACGCGAGGACGCGGCGGGGCGCTCACCGCAGTCcgacgaaggcggcggcgcccagtgGAGGCCGAGGCTGGAGCTGGGCACGAGGCTGAGCCGCACCGCCGGCTCTGGctccgccaccggcgccgcccacCACCTCGCTCCCGCCCCCGCCCTCGCCGCAGCGCCGCTCCCCCTCCGGGCATCGTCACCCCTCCCTGCGGCGCCGACCCCGAGCCCCAgccccagctccggcgccgccgccctcccggcGTCCGGCTCCCCCAGGCTCAGCCCCAGCTCCATCCCACCACACCAAGAGTGAGGGACAGCGAGAGTGAGGGAGCTAGCTACGAGCGAGCAAGGAGAGGCTGAGGAGAGGCGGGGATGGACCAGTCCAGAGGAGGTGTCCGTGTCCCTCCGGGCGGGGGGGCTCGGTTTTGACCCGGCGGGACATGGGTTTGACGAGCGCACGTGAGTGGCCCGGCAAAAGGGagcaggcagaggcaggggcgggGATCGAATCATGAGGGCaggattaaaaaaaaaaaccgcAGGGGCGCAGGGCCATGGATGTTGGATGGGCACGGCCGAGCCGTGCTCTCCTTTCCGGATGGGTCCGggttggcatggccatgcaagggcagcagtagcagcagagccgccggcagcggcgagcgagcgcggcagcggcggcagcatgGGCCGGCGGGCAGCGGCTAATAATTATGTTAATCATGGGCGGGGCGAGGGCGACGGATCTTTCCCCTTTGGTTAGTAGCGCCCCACGATCTTTACCAGAAAGCTGATGGCCGCAGGCGCGCACCTGCGTGCATGCTGTGGTCTGGTGCTCGGCTGCTGAGGCTTCGGCTCGGCCCGGCCGGGATGCGCGTATTTCTTGGGGAGCGTATTGTTTTTGTCCCAGGTGCTGCCATGGGCAACTTGTACCAGAGCTTTCCCTCCTTTTCGCTACTCCTATTTTTGCTACTCCCCACAAAGACACGGTGGTATTAACGTGCGAGTACCCTGAAACATTGGCTTCCTAACTTACACAGTTACACCAAATGAAGCTTTGTCGGCATGTAAGTAGCCGGTAGCCCACGGCATGCTTGATAATGATAGCTCACTCACTGCCTTTGAGCGCGCAATGATTCCGCAGGTATGTCGCCCTACCCTAACCCTCCTCAAGTGTCCAAACGGGCAAGGGCTGGTACTACTAGTAGTCCTGGCGCTGTAGTGGATCGAGAACACGAATCAAGAGCACGGAGCGGGCCAAAACCGTTTCCTGGACGGACGGACGCGCGCGGATCCATGATTACGGCCGGCCATCAGCCAGCCCCCTGTGTCCATCCGACGCCATGCCCATGCATCATGGTCGCTGCAACGCAAGCTATCCAATCGCGCTGGGGACAAAGACAAGCCGACGCGTCAGCTGGCTCGCCCCAATCATCATGGTgtcgccgcgccggcgggcGCTGCGTGCGGACGCGCCCGTGCTCGCCGTGGTCGGGCGCGCGGCCAGACGCGGGGCGGGTACGATGGTGGTCGCCTGTGGCCGTGGCATATCAGACCTCGTTTGGTTGTGCAAGTAGACGTCACATCGAATCAATTTGAATGTTGGAATTACATTTTAATATAAAATACTTGATGAAGCTTGAGACGAATCtgttaaatataattaatataaTTACGTTTTAATATAAAATACTTGCAGAAGCTTGAGACGAATCtgttaaatataattaatatatGATTATCGTATAAATACTGTAGTAATTAGTGGTGAAATTATGGATTCATTATGCTTAATATATTAGTCTCGTGATTACTTCAGgacttatgaaattagttttgtaataattttatgttCAGTACTACTAATTGATGTTTAAACATACGATGTGACGGAATTTATGAATTAAACTCAAAAAACACAATCATGCGCAATGGATCATTATGGATGATGGATCGCATTCACTTGATGCTAGTACTACTGCTAAGAGAAGTGTTGTTTGCCGCCTTGCCAGTGGTTGCTGCTGCGTGCGTGCAAAGAATACGTAGGCGTAGGCGTGCTACTCCTTAATTTTGCGTATGGGGAGCTAGCGTTTGTTGCGCGCATGTACTGTACGTAGGAGGAGTACCCCTGTCGATAAGCTGTTATTGCCCGTGGCAGAAGAGACACTTGTGTGTTGTCAGGAGGTGCTAGGTGAGACAGACACTTCCGGGCGAAAGAGACGCCGCGCCTGATTTTCATCGCGAGAGCCGAGAGAAGCGGCTAAACTTAGCAGCACGTCATAGCAatgttaaaaaaagaaaaaaaaaactcgacccgCGGGGTAAGAAATTCGCGAAAGCGTTATGATTAATGTAGAAGACAATCTCTCATATAGGTTGATAAAATCTCCAAACTCTCACTCCACTCATACACAACGGTACCGCAGTCGAGTGAGACTGAACCGGCCTTAGACTTGTGCTTTAAAGTGGAGGAGATGAGATGTTTTTATTTCAACGCGCAGATAAACTAAACCACCTCCAGCAAACAATGTCGAACTGCGGCAGGGTGCCACCAACTAGGCTAGCGGCCGATGGCAGATCATAGCAATGTTGAAGCGCAAGGGCGCGTAGCAACTAGCAAGCGCGCCGCTGCGTACAGCAGTGGGCCCATCCGGCTATCCGGGGCACGCGCTGCCGTCGCCGCACAGCACACCTCGCGGGCCACGGCCCACGGCGGTCGCCGTCGTCGGGGCGTCCCCCACCACGGCCGCGCTACGTGACGGGATCACGCGCGGGGGGCACGGCAGGGTGTggtgtggcgtggcgtggcgtgggggCACGGACGACGCGGCCCCGCGTAAATGCTCGGCCGGTGCGGGACCCCCCTGCTGCCGGCTCGCCGGGCGTGCCGATCCACCGCGCGGGCTCGCGCCTGGCCGCTCGCCTGCTGCGGCGACCCTGCTCAACCCCGTCTGTCGCCGCGCATTTAACGCGGCGCCATGCACGGATGGCTGGACGCGCCCCTgtctgcgccgcgccgcgccgcgccgcgccgtgcgatgcgagctgctgctgcccgAGCCCTGAGCTCCTAGCTGCAGGGTAGGCTGCAGCTCGCGCGGTGGTCCATGCGGCAATGCGCGCGCCCCTGTGGGTGGTGCCACTCTTTCCTTCTGCTTTGCCCCCCTCGGCCTCGGGgccccgccgcgctgccgcggaCCAGCAGCGCGGGGTGGATCATGGATGGATGCATGCATGCGGCCGGGCCGGACACCAGGGCCACGGCATGTGCGGCAGCGCGTTGCTGTGCGCCTGTGCTGTCCCGACTGGTTGGTTGTTCCACCTCCatgctcagcagcagcagctactgTGGTACTACTGTAGTAGACGTTAACACGGACAGATATAGACGGATGGACGTGGGTGCATGCAAGAGAAGAGCGTGCAGTTACTCGGCCGTGTCAGTCGTCTGGCCTTATCTTGTTTGTTGGACGtgggggccgtttagttcccaaaccaAAATACTCGTGCTCGAGCTTTCATttcacgccgcgccacgcgcgTTACGCTCAGCAGGGCAggcgccccccccccaaccGGGGGCAATGCAAGGCGGCCAAGGCCGGCCGCGGCAATTATTGAAGCCACGCAGAGtctattaaaaaaaaagaagccacGCAGAGCAATCAAGCGCTCCGGAGGCCGTTCAGACGGCGGCCGGGCAGCGCGCCGCTCGGTCGAGACCCGagacaggcaggcaggcagcggcgcggcggggaggggcCTGGCCCGGCTGGGGAGCACAGGTGACGCGCGGGGGCCCCACGGGGGAGCCCTACAGCACGGCGTGCACCATGCCTGCCTGCCAATGCTCGCCGCTGGGCCggggccggagccggagccggaaccCCACCGTATCATCCGCCCGTCGATCGCTGGATCCGCCGATCGTGCGGCCGCGGTCGCGCTGGGGCGAGAGGAGGGGCAGGCCGTAGCGGTGGGTGCGCGGCAGGGCTCAGGATGTAAGCGGGCCGGTCTGCAGAGGGCCTGCAGGCCGCCGCAACCCGCAACTGCCGCGCGCACATGCAGTTTGCTCTGCAGGAGCCCGTGTGCTAAAAACTTTCATCCTGCGTTGACCCGCTAGGCCTTGCCGGACACCTGCAGGCTGCCGCAACCGCCGCAAGCTAGATAAGGCTTGGCACTCAACCGCCGCAACCGCAAGCTAGATAAGACTTGCATAAGTTTTCCACCATTGTAAATAGGATCCATATCATTCCATATTTCAGATCTCAATTTGCGTGGTTTGCTTCTAGAGGAAGTGGAATTATCTGTAGCATTGGTGTAAGAGAGATGTCAGTGGAAAGCATGGGATGGAAGCTAGACAATCACATTGATTAGATAGTGATAAAGCATGGCATGGAAAGCTAGTCTAGTTATTATTACCAGGATTATCCACTGATATTGTTTGATCATCCAAGTTTGGCGATGGCGATGTGGAACGGGATGGGGACCTCTCTGGAGCATGTGGTGCCAATACAGGACTCGTCGGGCTGCGTGATGTCGACCTTGGCCCCATCACCACAGGTGACACAACCAACCTCATCATTGGAGAACCAGTCACTAGCGGATACCTTATCACCAGCGGAGATTTGTTTCCCACCATTGGAGGCTTGAACCGCTTTGCAGGCCTCTGTTTACTTATTTCTGCATGCCTCTTTAATGGAGAGCTTGTAGGATACTTTTGTTGATTTCCCATTGCAGGAGAATTCACTCGTTTTTAAGCCGATTGCTTCTTTTGACTCGTTTCTGCCCGCTTTGCAACCAGGTGCCTTTTCTGATTTCCCATAGCAGGAGGCTTTTTATGCTTCTTTGCTGAAGAGCTGATCAAAGGTGCGCCACCTGAGCCCCCAACTTCTTCACGTACAGATTGTGATGCCAACTCCATCTGCAAAGAAGAAAATGCAACATTACCATCAGCTAGGGAGAACAATCTAAAAGCTCATTTATTGTATCTAGCAGTCTTGCAGGCTTTTATTATCAGCAAACTCTTACAGCAATTATGTAATATCCAGATCAATTTAGAGTGGATCAGTGGCACTAACCTGACCTAATAGCTAGCAATTAATAATGTGCCACCACTGGCAAAAACAGGGTAGTAACTTACGAGGGAAAATTCAGTTATTAGTACTTGCATTGGTAGCATGACTGAAGCAATCCCATCCATTTTGAGGTAACTCTCAGCACTGCATGGACATTTTTTTAACAACTTATATACATAAATGAGTGAGTATGAAGGTGAATATGGCAGCTCTGAGTGAGTATGGATCCTGAAGCATGTGGTATTTTGGAGGTGCTCTAAGTGGACAGCATATCCATGCTTTTGCTTAAGCTATTTTGCATGTGTTGTCAGATGACGGTAGGAACATGTTGCTATAACTTGTGCTAGTGTAGAACTGTCGAAGGTGGTCAAGAAACATGTACTCCTAACATAAGGGATATTATTTTGTGCTGATCTCAGATGAATGTTGGCTGCACTTGATGAACTCATTTGTATTATATGTAAAAATATTATCAGTAATGAACTGTTGTTATGCAAGCTGCATGTTTTAATATTATATGATAGCATAAATCATGGGCATTGGCAATTGTATGTTAACAACAAACCAATCAGTGGCCAAAATATTGGCTGACACATTTTGGCACCAAACCAAGTGCCATCCAAAAAATCTTGTCAAAGATTTGGCAAAAAAATTTGGCATGCCCTCATGTTGGCAAGGTAAATTTTGGAGCTGGACCAAGCAGGCCCTAAGTAATGATTCTTGGCCAGTTGCACAGGACCACAGAAAACTAACCTATCATGCTTCCAATGGATCCTCAAAAATTCAGTAAACTGCGTattgtcatatatatatatatataaattaaatCTAGGATCTCAAAAATCTAGAGAAAGAATCCACCCATCTAAGAACCCACGCATCCACAAACTAACTTACCAGTTCTTGAACCGGTAATGGTGGCGCGGGTCGGAGGGCATGGCGGCGCCATGAATCAGAGGCGGCCGTGCTTCGGCTTGGTGCGCACGGGACGGCGTGGGTACAGATGCTAGGGTAGCCGCGCGGActgcaggggagggagggagggacatGGCCGGCGCGCAGTGCAGGGAGGTAGGAAGGGAGGGCGACGCCGCGGATTTTGTAGAGCTCTGCATCGTCGGAgtgagggagggggcggcgcggactacaggagggagggaggaggcggcactgttatcgccgtaaattaacatgattaatttatgggccgaaagcaggatgggcttaaagcagaagattgaataaggcttgtaaatcggctcctgcgtgagtatTTGGgtcacatgggccatgtatcttagatttagtttaagattagagatagagtccgatcgggacaagattagtttagattgtttcccaagtctccggactataaatatgtaccctatgttattcatgaaaaaaaaatgtcatcacgtctcacaaacaacaactctcggcgcaccgccatccctaatcctagggttctctccaagtaagcgccatgcttccctgattgcttcttgcgatcagggcagcgttgttcttgcttttaccttggtattactcatactgaagcgttttttatggcgagtagtactagttatcctgatgttcgtagcatggcttttagtagatctatcgtgtttcgttgcttattgtctacgaatatcatgttgtctttacgcaatcatgttatcatcttatactagctcttgttgcatagagttagctgcgtaaatgcaacactctgcttcttttatgtttagtagatctgatctgttacggtttgctcttattcttgagagttggcgtaatatctgctaggttaggccttgcaaacgggttggacgatccggtggcgtaatTAGATGCTCTGCTCTTAGctttaacagggaattgatccgagaatcggctcttgttagttcttaggcctctgttttgattacggtttagttatctgttacgtttattaggcccagttacgtgtaggacgttccaatctagcagtgaagcttttaccgttgtggattagattaattagatttaattgaagcagttttatagttatttgctttatctgtcaacatccggatgcaaacagatcacatctgacaccgggactcgatcggctctttaaagccgatgcaagagtcgtcccggggagccgactatggctcggacttacgtttccacgtgtttgtgtatgcaggtcaatcatcgcaagcacgtccgcacattcctgatcgggtataggtcaggtggcacaccctgcgtcttcacaagccgcggcgcgttgctggaattgcgggccgtcgacgagggagcagtgcctgccagcgccccggcaacctcccggctcttcgtgttgcatGTCGCTGCTcgtcggtgggtttcgaccgacaacaggcACGGACTGCAGGAGCCGGGAGGgagggtgggggcggcggcggcagcggcgcgcaaGGCGCGATGCCGATGGTCTGCTGGTCGCCCCGAGCCCCCGATGCATAGGAAAGCGTAAAGGAAGAGAGCTGGCCTGCAGAACCCACTAGGCTTGGCGGGCTGCACATTTGAGGCCAATTTGCAAAATCCGAGCTATGGCAGGTGTTTGGAATGGATTTTTTGCAGGACGGCGGTTGCAGGCAACCAGGCCGGCCCGCACCTGCCTACATCCTGAGGCAGGGCTATGCCGCCGCACTGCTCGTTCGGTCACGTCACGGTTGATGTTAGGCCGCCTCCAACAACTATAGCCATGAGCTACTCGACGTGGCGGAGAGAGAGAATAAAATAAGAGAAATCACCGGCTGCACAGTATTTATCAGAGACAGTGGGCTTTACGGGGAGCTGTGCGAGCTAGCTCTTGCAGGCGCGCTAGCGCGTTGCTTTCTCGCGTTCTCTCTTCCACGTCGGTTAAAAAGTCTGCATGAGCCGGCATTGTGTCAGGCGTTGGAGGAGGCCTTAGTAGCAGCAGCGCCGGAGATCTTTCTGCCCGGGGTAGATCATGCCGGATTGAAAGGCAGCTATGGCCAGGACCCAAGCGGGCTCTGCCTCGATTGTCTCTCCCCCTCACCCTGCCGCCGGCGCTAGAGTGATGCACGCCGCGTGGAACCCCGGGGAGGATTCCGGTAAAACAAAAGGATTTGCGGTTGATGGAAAAGGGCGGCGGGCCGGTCTAGAATTCGATTTACATCCAAATTTTAGTAGATGAAAGTGTTAAATTTTAATACTAGTGTATTTAAATAGAAGTGCTAATAGATCAACTGAAGTTTACATAAGATGTGAAAATTTTAGTAAACACATTTGCGTTGAAggatgctaaagtttagcattcAATTTTGATCCctccaaatatactctaatttGGACGACGACGTGACGCGGGCGGGCGGGGCTGCGATATGTGCGCGCTGGGCAA carries:
- the LOC120712585 gene encoding homeobox-leucine zipper protein HOX27-like; this translates as MELGLSLGEPDAGRAAAPELGLGLGVGAAGRGDDARRGSGAAARAGAGARWWAAPVAEPEPAVRLSLVPSSSLGLHWAPPPSSDCGGRSSEAPARGFDVNRAPSAAASAFAALEEEDDDEEDPGAGALSSSSPNDSAGSFPLDLGRRAAAHAEAAAARACGERSSSRASDEDEGASAARKKLRLSKEQSAFLEESFKEHSTLNPKQKAALAKQLNLRPRQVEVWFQNRRARTKLKQTEVDCEYLKRCCEALTEENRRLHKELAELRALKTAPPFYMHLPATTLSMCPSCERVASNPTSTAASTSAPASSAPPAPTAAATSSSSSAAAVTATATAARGEPRPSSFAALFAATRSFPLASQSRPPAPAPASNCL